Proteins from a single region of Pseudopedobacter saltans DSM 12145:
- a CDS encoding phage virion morphogenesis protein, which translates to MSNQFQIQLENFFARFNQHFDEAVPTIIAETANEYYRESFVKKSFDGKPWPALSKNYKPKRGTMMVRSANLINSIRPGVVSPSLVTSRAGSTKVPYARVHNEGEQISRTARSETFMRNRYKAGNKKGKFKRGATYNTKGYTFKAYSYNMPQRQFMGHAKELNQRIVKRIISYTIL; encoded by the coding sequence ATGTCTAATCAATTTCAAATACAGCTTGAAAACTTCTTTGCTCGATTTAACCAACACTTTGACGAAGCCGTACCCACTATTATTGCCGAAACAGCTAATGAGTATTATCGTGAAAGCTTTGTAAAGAAATCATTTGATGGTAAACCGTGGCCAGCGCTAAGCAAGAACTACAAACCCAAAAGAGGTACTATGATGGTTCGTTCGGCGAATTTAATTAATAGTATTAGACCAGGTGTTGTATCACCTTCTTTAGTAACATCAAGGGCTGGAAGCACAAAAGTACCTTATGCTAGAGTACATAATGAAGGCGAACAGATCAGCAGAACTGCAAGGTCTGAAACCTTTATGCGGAATAGATACAAAGCTGGAAACAAAAAGGGAAAGTTCAAGCGTGGAGCTACATACAACACCAAAGGTTATACTTTTAAAGCTTATAGCTATAATATGCCACAGCGCCAATTTATGGGGCATGCCAAAGAATTGAACCAGCGAATTGTAAAACGCATTATCTCTTATACCATATTATAA
- a CDS encoding ATPase AAA, with the protein MTKPTKRKLRLLSTANVLDKKFKTFDTLKGVWRDVLGTPTRGGIWIIYGNEKNGKTWFALSLFLTLAKIVKCLYVSAEEGISQHFQNTLQRIGLPSDLKKLLYYEYLEIELIEEVLKQRNAPKVVFLDNATVYADELKNGKLRELQRQYPNVLFIIIAHEDSGEPYTATAKLAKRLADVIIRVTGLTAFVFGRCPGGEIYVDEEKAQLYHGVKIEEA; encoded by the coding sequence ATGACCAAACCCACTAAACGTAAACTACGCTTGTTGAGTACGGCCAATGTATTAGACAAGAAATTTAAAACTTTTGATACCCTTAAAGGTGTTTGGCGTGACGTATTAGGAACGCCCACCCGGGGCGGTATCTGGATTATCTACGGTAACGAGAAAAACGGGAAAACATGGTTTGCTTTATCGCTTTTCTTGACCTTGGCTAAAATAGTAAAGTGCCTTTACGTAAGTGCTGAGGAAGGGATATCTCAACATTTCCAGAACACCTTACAACGTATTGGTTTGCCTTCCGATTTAAAGAAGTTGCTCTATTATGAATACCTAGAAATCGAATTGATTGAAGAAGTATTGAAGCAGCGTAACGCACCTAAAGTGGTGTTTTTAGATAATGCCACAGTATATGCAGATGAATTGAAAAATGGCAAACTAAGAGAGCTACAACGCCAATACCCTAATGTACTATTTATCATTATCGCACACGAAGATAGTGGCGAACCATATACAGCAACTGCTAAACTGGCTAAAAGACTGGCAGATGTTATCATTAGAGTTACAGGTTTAACTGCATTTGTTTTTGGTAGATGTCCGGGCGGTGAAATCTATGTAGACGAAGAAAAAGCACAATTGTATCACGGTGTAAAAATTGAGGAAGCATGA
- a CDS encoding DNA adenine methylase: MILTRLGNKKRHAADIYKYFMPHKMRIELFFGAGGAFFNMPRPRYAVLNDFDDEVFNLYTVLKNSRTALECELKQMPVSTTLLKFWKENKEIDPVTKACRFLLLSNFTYLGKGDTLRIGISNVKQNILNNISSTLERLGDYQITNYDFRQVINKINFSEGLLVKEDCFCYLDPVYLDTEHFYNVPNWSVSDTIDCLDLMLNCGINCAMSEFNHDTVLKEAEKRNLFIVPIGERRNIKNRRIEILILNYKPQNQLF, encoded by the coding sequence ATGATACTTACGAGATTAGGAAACAAAAAAAGACACGCTGCAGACATCTATAAATATTTTATGCCTCATAAAATGAGAATAGAGTTATTCTTTGGTGCTGGTGGTGCTTTCTTCAATATGCCTAGGCCTAGATATGCAGTTCTAAATGATTTCGATGACGAAGTATTCAATTTGTATACGGTACTAAAAAATAGTAGGACAGCATTGGAGTGCGAACTCAAACAAATGCCAGTTTCTACAACTTTGTTGAAATTCTGGAAGGAAAACAAAGAAATAGATCCAGTTACCAAAGCTTGCCGTTTTCTTCTACTTTCTAATTTTACTTATCTAGGAAAGGGCGATACTTTGCGAATAGGGATAAGTAATGTAAAGCAAAACATCTTAAATAATATAAGTAGCACATTAGAGAGACTTGGAGACTATCAAATTACAAATTATGATTTTCGTCAAGTCATCAACAAGATCAATTTCTCTGAAGGTCTTTTGGTTAAAGAAGATTGCTTTTGTTATCTGGATCCAGTTTACCTAGATACAGAACATTTTTACAACGTTCCAAATTGGAGCGTTTCCGACACTATAGATTGTCTTGATCTGATGTTAAACTGTGGTATTAATTGCGCCATGAGTGAATTTAACCACGACACAGTTTTAAAAGAAGCTGAGAAACGAAATTTATTTATCGTACCTATTGGAGAACGTAGAAACATTAAGAACAGAAGGATAGAAATACTAATTCTTAATTACAAACCTCAAAACCAACTATTCTAA
- a CDS encoding retroviral-like aspartic protease family protein, with the protein MSKSSAFTYSPNRLVNQIITDCGICIAFDPRSGNTHPPVGSFAGLWDTGASNTVISSNVVKRLGLKPIGKVNVSHANGNSTVNTYLINIHLPNNVGFMAIRVSEGILNGFDVLIGMDIIMQGDFSISNYQGKTMCSFRVPSVEHIDFVQDSQKPAKVIALQHRNSLCNCGSGKKYKRCCGIA; encoded by the coding sequence ATGAGTAAATCTAGCGCTTTCACGTATTCCCCAAATAGACTAGTTAATCAAATCATTACTGACTGTGGCATCTGTATAGCATTTGACCCTAGAAGTGGAAATACACATCCACCGGTAGGCAGTTTTGCTGGACTTTGGGATACAGGGGCCAGTAATACTGTGATATCCTCAAATGTTGTTAAAAGGCTTGGTTTAAAACCTATAGGTAAAGTTAACGTAAGTCATGCAAATGGTAATAGCACTGTTAATACTTATTTGATTAATATTCATCTGCCAAACAATGTAGGGTTTATGGCTATTAGGGTATCTGAAGGAATTTTAAATGGTTTTGATGTACTAATAGGTATGGATATTATAATGCAAGGAGATTTTTCAATTTCTAATTATCAAGGAAAAACAATGTGTTCTTTTCGAGTACCCTCTGTGGAGCATATAGATTTTGTACAAGATAGCCAAAAGCCTGCCAAAGTAATTGCTCTGCAACATAGAAACAGCTTGTGTAATTGTGGAAGTGGGAAAAAGTATAAAAGATGTTGCGGGATTGCCTGA
- a CDS encoding DUF4406 domain-containing protein: MSKVKTIKELPQLFARDGRPVAYIAGKVTGLPHEEVQMNFFKAEIKLERNNQVINPARIVHPECDWKEAMKICVSLLPKADLVVTLPNWKDSPGASWEVSIAGQLGIPVVSLDKL; this comes from the coding sequence ATGTCAAAAGTAAAAACAATTAAAGAATTACCGCAACTGTTTGCCCGTGATGGCAGACCAGTTGCCTACATAGCCGGAAAAGTAACCGGGCTTCCTCATGAAGAAGTACAGATGAACTTCTTTAAAGCTGAGATAAAGCTGGAACGAAATAATCAAGTAATAAACCCCGCTCGAATTGTGCATCCAGAGTGTGACTGGAAAGAGGCAATGAAGATATGTGTGTCTCTTTTGCCGAAAGCTGATTTAGTCGTTACACTTCCAAATTGGAAAGATAGCCCTGGTGCTTCTTGGGAGGTTTCTATTGCCGGACAATTAGGTATCCCTGTTGTGTCACTTGATAAGCTTTAG
- a CDS encoding ASCH domain-containing protein encodes MKTLTIKQPWASLIANGIKDVENRSWKTNYRGEILIHAGLDTVFDGFMPDGSTVGEWLRLNGYDWHYNNVPHGAIIGKANLVDCTINHSSIWAEKSIKTLIDPSGAGFYHKPTYNWVFEDAFLFPEPLLNVRGKLSLWDWHG; translated from the coding sequence ATGAAAACACTAACAATCAAACAACCGTGGGCGAGCTTAATCGCTAACGGTATAAAGGATGTAGAAAATCGTTCTTGGAAAACCAATTACAGAGGTGAGATATTAATTCATGCCGGATTAGATACCGTGTTTGATGGTTTCATGCCTGACGGCTCAACAGTTGGCGAATGGCTACGCTTAAACGGTTACGATTGGCACTATAACAATGTTCCTCACGGTGCTATTATAGGCAAAGCAAATCTGGTTGATTGTACTATTAATCATAGTAGTATCTGGGCGGAAAAAAGCATTAAAACATTGATTGATCCTAGCGGTGCAGGGTTCTATCATAAACCAACATACAATTGGGTGTTTGAGGATGCATTCTTGTTTCCAGAGCCGCTTCTAAACGTAAGAGGTAAACTGAGTCTATGGGACTGGCACGGCTAG
- a CDS encoding DUF3164 family protein → MLKINQQKPNSPKWTDEAGTAIPYNRTTNYERKAERFTAKYAQKALNLNEALTAFKTALSKEVDELYDAFVKEKGSELGKGKGSITIYNFDRSIKIVCSVKEAITFDENTLGLAKRELDEMFKDNLSGVDNWVAEMVTDAFSNTKGNFDTKQILGLKRHKSKVPDQRYHKAMDLIEQAIRRPKSKEYHQVFIKDAAGEYINVQLNFASV, encoded by the coding sequence ATGTTAAAAATAAATCAACAAAAGCCAAATAGTCCAAAGTGGACGGATGAGGCAGGTACAGCGATACCTTACAACCGAACTACTAATTACGAGCGCAAAGCTGAACGCTTTACAGCTAAATACGCCCAGAAGGCACTTAATTTAAACGAAGCTTTAACGGCATTTAAAACCGCTTTAAGTAAAGAGGTTGATGAGCTGTACGATGCTTTTGTAAAAGAGAAAGGTAGCGAGCTGGGCAAAGGGAAAGGCAGTATAACTATATACAACTTTGACCGATCTATCAAAATTGTTTGCTCTGTTAAAGAAGCTATCACTTTTGACGAGAATACCCTCGGACTAGCCAAAAGAGAACTGGACGAGATGTTTAAAGACAATCTGTCTGGTGTTGATAACTGGGTTGCTGAGATGGTGACTGATGCGTTTTCTAATACAAAGGGCAATTTCGATACTAAACAAATTCTTGGGCTTAAACGACACAAGTCCAAAGTTCCAGACCAGCGCTATCATAAAGCTATGGATTTGATTGAGCAGGCCATACGCAGACCTAAATCAAAAGAGTATCACCAAGTTTTCATTAAAGATGCTGCTGGTGAGTACATCAATGTTCAGCTAAATTTTGCAAGTGTATAA
- a CDS encoding helix-turn-helix domain-containing protein produces the protein MVRIEEKPQPISAMSIIEMVCKQRRVDMSECFGSARHQELVQARNLCFHFLKYSLSMTLNQIGNIFNKHYSTVIYGLVTLSVDLEQNKMLRVDFENLKNQIQKLTNHENNIKTN, from the coding sequence ATGGTAAGAATTGAAGAAAAGCCGCAACCGATATCGGCAATGTCGATAATCGAAATGGTATGCAAACAACGTCGTGTAGATATGTCGGAATGTTTTGGCTCCGCAAGGCATCAAGAGTTGGTACAGGCCAGGAATCTATGCTTTCATTTTCTAAAGTATTCCCTTTCCATGACTTTGAACCAGATTGGGAACATATTCAATAAACACTATTCAACTGTAATATACGGACTGGTAACTCTTTCTGTCGATTTAGAGCAGAATAAAATGTTAAGAGTTGATTTTGAAAACTTAAAGAACCAAATCCAAAAACTTACAAATCATGAAAATAACATTAAAACTAACTGA
- a CDS encoding ATP-binding protein, producing the protein MQKLTPQFKERIAQALLARRENYTTTDGKFAAQFGLTAAIFSRLKNGERERLISEDEWLNLGRLLDVSPREKNWNTVETVVFKTIKEDVEFCQKYAKSRICVDECGIGKTHTAKYLSKKLKNCFYIDASQTKTKQLFVRDLAKSMGLNHNGRYIDVFENIKYYLITLPNPIVIVDEAGKLNKDAFEEIQALWNGTEGFCGWYLMGANGFRRKLVAGIARDKEGFAEIFSRFSEKFTTTVPIGKYERQEYYRTLITQVIGANIRDKSKLDVIVNKCITSDKKGNVSGLRRAESLIILHNA; encoded by the coding sequence ATGCAAAAGCTTACACCACAATTTAAAGAACGTATCGCACAGGCTTTGCTTGCGAGACGAGAGAATTACACTACTACAGATGGCAAGTTTGCCGCTCAGTTCGGTTTAACTGCTGCCATATTTAGCAGATTAAAAAACGGAGAGCGTGAACGCCTAATCAGCGAAGATGAATGGTTAAATCTTGGTCGCTTATTAGACGTGTCTCCAAGAGAGAAAAATTGGAATACCGTTGAAACGGTGGTTTTTAAAACCATTAAAGAAGATGTTGAGTTTTGCCAGAAATACGCTAAAAGCCGTATATGTGTTGATGAATGCGGTATCGGCAAAACCCACACGGCCAAATACCTGAGCAAAAAGCTTAAAAACTGCTTTTATATAGACGCAAGCCAAACAAAAACAAAGCAATTGTTTGTAAGAGACCTGGCTAAGTCTATGGGCTTAAACCATAATGGTCGCTATATAGACGTATTTGAAAACATTAAATACTACTTAATTACGCTTCCTAATCCTATTGTAATAGTTGACGAAGCCGGAAAGCTTAACAAAGATGCTTTTGAAGAGATACAGGCACTTTGGAACGGTACCGAAGGCTTTTGCGGCTGGTACCTTATGGGCGCAAATGGATTTAGAAGAAAGCTTGTTGCAGGTATAGCCAGAGATAAAGAAGGCTTTGCAGAGATATTCTCTCGCTTTTCTGAAAAGTTCACGACTACTGTTCCTATTGGTAAATATGAGCGCCAAGAGTATTACCGTACACTTATTACTCAGGTTATCGGTGCTAATATCAGAGATAAATCTAAGCTAGACGTTATCGTCAACAAGTGTATCACTTCGGACAAGAAAGGCAACGTTAGCGGATTAAGAAGAGCTGAATCATTAATCATACTTCATAACGCATAA
- a CDS encoding terminase gpP N-terminus-related DNA-binding protein: MAKEKTTTRAKSGANKEAQKEHAYYLFMSKIPQKEIASRVGVTEKTVTKWKDEGGWEAKRAAKTISMDELVTKALGKINELLDSPEFNADSFSKAVAQLKSLKTSNTVDDEIMTFMSFQNFLIQNRINEGLTEEFIKQVVRQQDNYIQIRLGNG; encoded by the coding sequence ATGGCAAAGGAAAAGACAACTACTAGGGCGAAATCAGGAGCAAACAAAGAAGCTCAAAAAGAACATGCCTACTACTTGTTTATGTCTAAAATCCCACAAAAGGAAATTGCATCTCGTGTGGGCGTTACAGAAAAGACAGTTACCAAATGGAAAGATGAAGGTGGTTGGGAAGCCAAGCGAGCAGCCAAGACCATCAGCATGGACGAGCTGGTTACAAAAGCTTTGGGCAAAATCAATGAGTTACTGGATAGTCCGGAGTTTAATGCCGATTCCTTTTCTAAAGCAGTTGCACAATTAAAGTCTTTAAAAACATCCAATACGGTTGATGATGAGATTATGACGTTCATGAGTTTTCAGAACTTTCTAATCCAAAACCGAATTAACGAAGGCTTAACCGAAGAGTTTATTAAACAAGTAGTTCGTCAGCAGGATAACTATATTCAAATACGTCTGGGCAATGGCTAA
- a CDS encoding phage portal protein family protein, giving the protein MATAKTNSKIGKATPARVLPWKLKSVSLSRQDIQSWKRAEAMILNAEEPRSWPYQLLLKEIMKDAHLTSQIENRKNQIASANFNIKLNDEVQDIATKNLRNSLFYGFLNNAMFDSELFGNSLIEFEYKLGKLDAKLIPRTNVVPSKGLFYTDYTDDLNPVKYREIREYGNWIIEFDSGEIGLLNKAVPHVLMKRFAQSCWSELCEIYGIPPRVLKTNTQDAGMLARSESMMKDMGAAAYFIIDETEELQFAQGVATNGDVYKNLMSVCKEELSLLISGAVLGQDTEHGTRGKEQVSQDILWLLVQADMRMIERYWNNTVIPALVNIGFLPEGVTFEFEQAEDTNKLFEFVQKLLPYYNISAEWIKEKFGIEVTEKTKEFPEPDPADPNKKKGEKLSFFPQAPWVSGAVHSCCNHLTLAALPSNQWSDDELIKRFWDAKGELSFDIGLFYYTANVLLKGFKQGWQEGKDVKLAAMSLEYGKDDPAMLTAYEMNLFRFSAAKTLAEAQELNRLFRDSTSFEQFYRNASLKLKVFNKEWLETEYNNAIAVGAASSTYQRLMANTKVFPYWQYKTVQDDAVRPEHQLLHDIVLPYNDPRWKFIFPPNGWKCRCFVIAKMKHEVTSEDIKRSRELVDGFLESAEFEKAKAQGWGVNRADSGEVFTANQQYINKFPTHGSREINDLLPQHWDLDSYAKRVKQATEEQPIYGKTAKEWFDSLEERDGLKIIEDYKKRPLIVDVNDFNKHTDANSRKYSQRYKLLDAVTESLLQPDEVWLNGDDLRSLVYIKFYKDKVLAINVSTDKGKGLRLLSWFNLAATKQTLNKWRAGLLINYKK; this is encoded by the coding sequence ATGGCAACAGCAAAAACAAATAGTAAAATAGGCAAAGCCACACCTGCAAGGGTATTGCCTTGGAAACTAAAGAGCGTAAGTCTAAGCAGGCAAGATATACAAAGCTGGAAGCGAGCGGAGGCAATGATACTTAATGCCGAGGAGCCGAGATCTTGGCCATACCAGTTATTGCTTAAGGAAATAATGAAAGATGCGCATTTGACTTCTCAAATTGAAAACAGGAAGAATCAAATTGCATCTGCCAATTTCAACATTAAATTAAATGATGAGGTTCAGGATATTGCTACCAAGAATTTAAGAAACTCTCTGTTCTATGGCTTTTTAAATAATGCCATGTTTGATAGTGAGCTATTTGGGAATAGCTTGATAGAGTTCGAGTATAAATTGGGCAAGCTTGATGCTAAATTAATCCCCAGAACAAATGTTGTTCCTTCCAAAGGGCTATTTTATACGGACTATACCGATGATCTAAACCCCGTAAAATACCGGGAAATCAGGGAATACGGGAATTGGATTATAGAGTTTGATTCTGGTGAGATAGGCCTTTTAAACAAAGCGGTACCACATGTTTTAATGAAACGCTTTGCGCAATCTTGCTGGAGCGAACTTTGCGAAATATATGGTATTCCGCCAAGGGTATTGAAAACAAACACCCAAGATGCCGGAATGCTTGCCCGCAGTGAAAGCATGATGAAAGATATGGGTGCCGCTGCTTACTTCATTATTGACGAAACCGAGGAATTGCAATTTGCACAGGGCGTGGCAACAAACGGAGATGTTTATAAAAACCTAATGTCCGTTTGTAAGGAAGAACTATCGTTGTTGATTTCTGGGGCGGTTTTAGGTCAAGATACCGAACACGGCACCAGAGGCAAAGAACAGGTTTCTCAAGATATCCTTTGGTTATTGGTACAGGCAGATATGCGGATGATTGAGCGGTACTGGAATAATACCGTTATTCCGGCATTGGTTAATATTGGCTTTCTTCCCGAGGGTGTAACCTTTGAATTTGAACAGGCAGAGGATACCAATAAACTCTTTGAATTTGTTCAAAAGCTATTGCCTTATTATAATATATCAGCTGAATGGATAAAAGAAAAGTTTGGTATTGAGGTAACAGAAAAAACAAAGGAATTTCCCGAGCCGGATCCAGCCGACCCCAATAAAAAGAAAGGAGAAAAATTAAGTTTTTTTCCCCAAGCCCCGTGGGTGAGCGGGGCAGTTCACTCGTGTTGCAATCACCTCACTTTAGCGGCATTACCGAGTAACCAATGGAGCGATGATGAACTGATAAAGCGCTTTTGGGATGCTAAAGGCGAATTGTCATTTGATATCGGTTTGTTCTATTATACTGCCAATGTTTTATTAAAAGGTTTTAAACAGGGATGGCAGGAAGGTAAAGACGTTAAGCTCGCGGCTATGAGCTTGGAGTATGGCAAAGATGATCCTGCCATGCTTACCGCTTACGAGATGAATCTCTTCAGGTTTTCTGCTGCTAAGACACTGGCCGAGGCGCAAGAGCTTAACCGCCTGTTTAGGGACTCCACCAGTTTCGAACAATTTTACCGGAATGCGAGTTTAAAACTTAAGGTTTTCAATAAGGAATGGCTGGAAACTGAATATAACAACGCTATTGCCGTAGGTGCAGCATCCAGTACTTACCAACGGTTAATGGCCAACACAAAAGTATTTCCGTACTGGCAATACAAAACAGTACAGGATGATGCAGTAAGACCAGAACATCAGCTGTTGCATGATATTGTTCTTCCTTATAATGATCCTCGTTGGAAATTCATCTTTCCGCCCAACGGTTGGAAATGCAGATGCTTTGTTATCGCTAAAATGAAACATGAAGTAACCAGCGAAGACATTAAACGCTCACGTGAGTTGGTTGATGGCTTTTTGGAAAGTGCCGAGTTTGAAAAAGCAAAAGCACAAGGCTGGGGAGTTAACCGGGCAGATAGTGGCGAAGTGTTCACGGCAAATCAGCAATACATTAATAAATTTCCGACACATGGAAGCCGGGAGATTAATGACTTACTGCCTCAGCATTGGGACTTAGATTCTTATGCTAAGCGGGTAAAACAAGCAACCGAAGAGCAACCGATATACGGAAAAACCGCTAAAGAATGGTTTGATAGCTTGGAAGAAAGGGACGGATTAAAGATTATTGAAGACTATAAAAAGCGGCCTTTAATAGTAGATGTAAATGACTTCAATAAACATACTGATGCTAATAGCAGAAAGTACAGTCAACGCTACAAACTATTAGATGCCGTTACTGAAAGTCTTTTACAGCCTGATGAGGTTTGGCTAAACGGTGATGATCTGCGCAGTCTTGTATATATTAAGTTTTACAAGGATAAGGTACTCGCTATTAATGTAAGTACAGATAAAGGCAAAGGATTGCGCTTATTGAGCTGGTTTAATTTGGCTGCTACTAAGCAAACTTTAAATAAATGGAGAGCGGGTTTATTAATCAACTATAAAAAGTAA
- a CDS encoding nucleoid-associated protein — protein sequence MVTFFETNLEKLVINKVGNKLQDESFVATDKQISISDQSLTLVNLLMHYFLTPFQKVQQVYRFSDHSEVKPVIEEYFTNKIDFVKLTKELTGVLYNTCNHPKIKGGEVYFTLFDNLQIEGELHRAIGIFKSESKESYLKVHPDGDGFAVDYEEQAINTHKLEKGCLIFNTDKDQGYKVVIVDETNNSKGDAAIYWKDDFLNLSVRNDNFNVTQNCLSVIKQFIGHDIDDNFEISQTDKAALLNKSIKYFKERESFEWEEFAEEVIGNQEASDMLKGKLDEYSEDYGQPIPETFEVSSNAVKKQQSKFKKVIKLDKDYQIHIHGAKQKIERGFDEEKGMNFYKVYFQEEN from the coding sequence ATGGTAACATTTTTCGAAACTAACTTAGAAAAGTTAGTGATAAACAAAGTAGGCAACAAATTACAAGATGAGAGTTTTGTTGCAACGGATAAACAGATAAGCATTTCAGACCAGTCATTGACATTGGTCAACCTGTTAATGCATTATTTCTTAACTCCATTCCAGAAGGTACAGCAAGTGTACCGCTTCTCAGATCATAGCGAAGTAAAGCCCGTTATTGAGGAATATTTCACTAATAAAATAGACTTTGTCAAATTAACAAAGGAGTTAACAGGTGTATTATATAATACATGTAACCACCCGAAAATTAAAGGCGGTGAGGTTTATTTTACGCTGTTCGACAATCTGCAAATTGAAGGTGAGCTGCATCGGGCTATTGGCATCTTTAAATCAGAAAGTAAAGAGTCCTATCTAAAGGTTCATCCAGATGGTGACGGCTTTGCAGTTGACTATGAAGAGCAAGCAATAAACACACATAAACTGGAAAAAGGCTGTTTAATCTTTAACACTGATAAAGATCAGGGCTATAAAGTTGTTATTGTAGACGAAACAAACAATTCTAAAGGTGATGCTGCAATTTACTGGAAAGATGACTTTTTAAACCTTTCAGTTAGAAATGACAACTTTAATGTTACGCAAAATTGTCTATCGGTTATTAAGCAGTTTATAGGACATGATATTGATGATAATTTCGAGATTAGCCAAACCGATAAAGCAGCTTTACTAAATAAGTCCATTAAATACTTTAAAGAGAGAGAAAGCTTTGAATGGGAGGAATTTGCCGAGGAAGTAATCGGAAATCAAGAGGCATCCGATATGCTAAAAGGTAAATTAGACGAATATAGCGAAGATTATGGACAGCCAATACCAGAAACATTTGAGGTTTCTTCTAATGCGGTGAAAAAGCAACAATCTAAGTTTAAGAAAGTGATTAAGCTAGATAAGGATTACCAAATCCATATACATGGGGCTAAGCAAAAAATAGAACGAGGGTTTGATGAAGAGAAAGGGATGAACTTTTATAAGGTTTATTTTCAGGAGGAAAATTAA